One part of the Leptospira saintgironsiae genome encodes these proteins:
- a CDS encoding ammonium transporter, with product MRILILLTLAFASSGIWADEANPVTAESALSAVATLRDETNWLWTCIAGFLVFFMQAGFALVEAGFTRAKNTVNILMKNFMDFSLGSLAYWLIGFSIMFGPQIISGIGFGSISLADSLLMVDGKPDPSKFTFFIFQLVFAGTAATIVSGAMAERTKFVDYVIFSVLITAFVYPIFGSVGWSNLFNPDNKGYLVEAGFIDFAGSTIVHSVGGWAGLAGTIVLGPRIGKYQDGKVLPILGHNMTIAALGVFILWLGWFGFNPGSTTSVGGGTFAIIAVTTNFAAAAGAVSSMVVTWILFKKPDIGLSLNGALAGLVSITAPCANVSISSAIIIGLVGGVLVVFSVLFFDKIKVDDPVGAVSVHGVCGAWGTIAVGLFAEQAFGGVNGLFFGGGIEQLLVQLQGVGLGFVWAFGASLLIFLGLRFTIGLRVSEDEEIQGLDILEHGNEAYPISK from the coding sequence ATGCGCATATTGATATTACTTACGCTCGCCTTTGCCTCGAGCGGAATTTGGGCTGACGAAGCCAATCCTGTGACTGCTGAATCCGCGTTAAGCGCAGTCGCAACTTTAAGAGATGAAACGAATTGGTTATGGACCTGTATCGCGGGCTTTTTAGTATTTTTTATGCAGGCAGGTTTCGCTTTAGTCGAGGCCGGGTTTACAAGAGCAAAAAATACAGTAAATATTCTAATGAAGAACTTCATGGACTTTTCCTTAGGTTCTTTGGCGTACTGGTTGATCGGATTTTCGATCATGTTCGGACCTCAGATCATTAGTGGTATCGGATTCGGTTCTATATCCTTGGCTGATAGTCTTTTGATGGTGGATGGAAAACCTGATCCAAGTAAGTTTACATTCTTCATCTTCCAATTGGTGTTTGCTGGAACTGCTGCTACCATCGTTTCGGGAGCCATGGCAGAAAGAACCAAGTTCGTAGATTATGTAATCTTCTCCGTATTGATCACAGCTTTTGTGTATCCAATCTTCGGTTCAGTAGGTTGGTCCAACTTATTCAACCCGGATAACAAAGGTTATTTGGTAGAGGCAGGATTTATAGATTTTGCAGGCTCCACTATAGTTCACTCAGTGGGTGGATGGGCTGGACTTGCCGGAACAATAGTTCTTGGGCCTCGTATCGGAAAATACCAGGATGGGAAAGTTCTTCCGATCTTAGGTCATAACATGACGATTGCAGCTCTTGGAGTTTTCATTTTATGGTTGGGTTGGTTCGGATTTAACCCTGGATCTACTACTTCAGTAGGTGGAGGAACTTTCGCTATTATCGCAGTTACGACTAACTTTGCGGCAGCTGCAGGTGCAGTTTCTTCTATGGTGGTAACTTGGATACTTTTCAAAAAACCTGATATAGGTCTTTCTTTGAATGGTGCTTTGGCAGGACTTGTTTCAATCACAGCTCCTTGTGCAAACGTAAGTATCAGTTCTGCGATCATCATTGGACTCGTTGGCGGGGTGCTTGTAGTATTCAGCGTTTTATTCTTTGATAAGATCAAAGTGGATGATCCTGTGGGAGCAGTTTCTGTTCACGGAGTTTGTGGAGCTTGGGGAACTATTGCTGTGGGTCTATTCGCAGAACAGGCTTTTGGCGGAGTGAATGGTTTATTCTTCGGTGGCGGGATTGAGCAGTTATTGGTCCAGCTACAAGGTGTGGGGCTCGGATTTGTTTGGGCATTCGGAGCAAGTTTACTGATTTTCTTAGGACTCAGATTCACCATCGGTCTACGAGTTTCAGAAGACGAAGAGATCCAAGGTCTGGATATTCTGGAACACGGAAACGAAGCGTATCCAATTTCCAAATAA
- a CDS encoding LIC11874 family lipoprotein produces MRSGFSIRFFQKSLFLLCFLFFGCFEYEETLTINSNLSGTLEISYVVPTKRKSEESLIKFLPTRKEEIQNRLNKGFFSKSLVLKDYTFQKLESSEAEPGVFREKAKVTYKVDFTDISQLENVLLGNVQIKKEKANTIYIKREFPSISKSLESMQMDGEKKVLSETLRLIRGNALNFKVNFPITSVCYTNRGEQSLGRLAYRLPLADTVEKFGNKSWDYRITFVF; encoded by the coding sequence ATGCGTTCGGGTTTTTCCATCCGCTTCTTCCAAAAATCGCTTTTCTTACTCTGTTTTCTTTTTTTCGGCTGTTTCGAATATGAAGAAACTCTGACTATCAATTCTAATCTAAGCGGAACTTTGGAAATCTCTTATGTGGTTCCAACTAAACGTAAGTCGGAAGAATCTTTGATCAAATTCCTTCCCACCAGAAAAGAAGAAATACAGAACAGATTGAACAAAGGATTTTTTTCCAAAAGCCTCGTACTAAAAGATTATACCTTCCAAAAATTAGAAAGTTCTGAAGCAGAACCTGGAGTATTCCGCGAAAAAGCAAAGGTCACTTATAAGGTGGATTTTACTGATATTTCTCAGTTAGAGAATGTGCTTCTTGGAAATGTTCAGATCAAAAAAGAGAAGGCGAATACGATCTATATCAAAAGAGAATTTCCTTCTATCAGCAAATCTTTGGAGTCCATGCAGATGGACGGAGAGAAAAAGGTCTTAAGCGAAACTTTGAGATTGATCCGCGGAAATGCGCTTAACTTCAAAGTGAATTTTCCAATCACTTCTGTTTGTTATACAAACCGTGGAGAACAAAGTTTAGGAAGACTAGCTTATAGATTGCCTTTAGCTGACACTGTGGAGAAGTTCGGGAACAAGTCCTGGGATTACAGGATTACATTCGTTTTTTAA
- a CDS encoding menaquinone biosynthetic enzyme MqnA/MqnD family protein, protein MRIGIVKHLNARPLTWGFEQNSEHKVVPENPSLLKDYLLRGLVDVGLISSIECVRNSDVLSVSMKVGVCASKQVRSIKFFKNKKEPYPPYRILTDNGSRTSMALVRVLVHNDSGKLPEVAPTDPKIIKEEISIGRGSHMLFGDNALFAEWDPDVYEVKDLAEWWYETTGTSFIFALWASKKPLELPDSFYEDSLKYGLAHIEDIIQKESRLPTDLVRTYLTQELHYEITDSDRKGFELFGKYCSELGIL, encoded by the coding sequence GTGAGAATCGGAATCGTCAAACACCTGAATGCGCGCCCCCTAACCTGGGGATTCGAGCAGAATTCAGAGCATAAAGTCGTACCAGAAAATCCCTCCCTCTTAAAGGATTATCTATTACGCGGCCTGGTAGATGTTGGATTAATATCCTCCATCGAATGTGTCCGAAACTCGGACGTACTTTCAGTTTCTATGAAAGTCGGAGTCTGTGCCTCCAAACAAGTTCGCTCCATTAAGTTTTTCAAAAATAAAAAAGAACCTTACCCTCCTTACAGAATTCTCACAGACAACGGTTCCAGGACCAGCATGGCCCTGGTAAGAGTATTAGTACATAATGATTCTGGAAAATTGCCAGAAGTGGCTCCTACAGATCCAAAGATCATTAAAGAAGAAATTTCTATAGGCCGAGGTTCCCATATGCTTTTCGGGGACAACGCGTTATTTGCAGAATGGGATCCGGATGTTTATGAAGTAAAAGATCTGGCAGAATGGTGGTATGAAACCACAGGAACTTCTTTTATCTTCGCACTCTGGGCTTCCAAAAAGCCTTTGGAATTACCCGACAGCTTCTATGAGGATTCTCTAAAGTACGGTCTGGCACATATCGAAGATATCATCCAAAAGGAATCCAGACTTCCTACCGATCTGGTCAGAACCTATCTCACCCAAGAACTACATTACGAAATAACGGATAGCGACCGAAAAGGCTTTGAATTATTTGGCAAGTATTGTAGCGAACTGGGGATTTTGTAA
- a CDS encoding STAS domain-containing protein, with protein MLIKVDYEILNGDHEALRAYLNSHVEGNPASVILDLDGVQVLTSVALGSLVAFANRLRGQGVLLETINVSPKLLEIIKLVSLDQALGIR; from the coding sequence ATGCTGATCAAAGTAGATTATGAGATCCTAAATGGTGATCATGAGGCTTTGCGTGCCTATTTGAATTCTCATGTAGAAGGGAATCCTGCTTCTGTAATTTTGGATTTGGATGGAGTGCAAGTGCTTACCTCGGTCGCTTTAGGGAGCCTGGTTGCTTTTGCAAATCGTCTCCGAGGCCAGGGTGTACTTTTGGAAACGATCAATGTCAGTCCTAAATTACTGGAAATTATTAAGTTAGTTTCTCTGGACCAAGCATTAGGTATTCGCTGA
- a CDS encoding CheR family methyltransferase: MDDNFSSFSQITDEEFKFIKDLMYKETGIFLADHKKIMVQSRLNSRARMHKMQNVSEYIRGLQADRKFFQSELTELINRITTNKTDFFRENHHFEFLKDTFFPSVEEKALKSGKKQLRIWSSACSTGEEPYTIAVTCAEYFMHKPGWDIKIHASDIDTNVVQTAQEGIYKADRLEPVSEALKKRYFLKVKDLSGKNQDTYQVKPEIKSMIEFHKVNLLETPYPIREKVDCIFCRNVIIYFDKPTQKKIFENFEHVLKDRGLLVIGHSETLFGISEAYKFLGHTVYQKKPKI; the protein is encoded by the coding sequence ATGGATGATAATTTTTCCAGTTTCTCTCAGATCACAGACGAAGAGTTCAAATTCATCAAGGATTTGATGTATAAGGAAACCGGAATATTCTTGGCGGATCATAAAAAGATAATGGTCCAATCCAGGTTGAATTCCAGGGCAAGAATGCATAAGATGCAGAATGTTTCGGAATATATCCGAGGACTGCAAGCCGACCGTAAGTTTTTTCAAAGCGAACTTACTGAACTCATCAATCGTATCACCACCAACAAAACTGATTTTTTCAGAGAAAATCACCATTTCGAATTTTTGAAAGATACCTTCTTCCCTTCAGTAGAGGAGAAGGCCTTGAAGTCCGGAAAAAAACAGCTTCGTATCTGGTCTAGTGCTTGTTCGACGGGCGAGGAACCTTATACAATCGCTGTAACTTGTGCGGAATATTTTATGCATAAGCCAGGTTGGGACATTAAAATACACGCATCCGATATCGACACAAATGTGGTACAAACCGCTCAAGAAGGTATTTATAAAGCGGATCGTTTGGAGCCTGTGAGTGAGGCTCTTAAAAAAAGATATTTTCTAAAAGTGAAAGATCTTTCCGGAAAAAATCAGGATACTTACCAGGTAAAACCTGAGATCAAATCTATGATCGAATTCCATAAGGTAAATCTTTTGGAAACTCCTTATCCGATAAGGGAGAAGGTGGATTGTATTTTTTGCAGAAATGTGATTATATATTTCGATAAGCCTACTCAAAAGAAAATTTTTGAGAACTTCGAGCATGTTTTGAAGGACAGAGGTCTTTTGGTGATAGGCCATTCTGAAACTCTTTTTGGGATTTCAGAAGCATATAAGTTCTTAGGTCATACTGTTTATCAGAAAAAACCTAAAATTTGA
- a CDS encoding rhodanese-like domain-containing protein, whose protein sequence is MFKTFYVFLIISLFSFSSCKNREDKELAEWVEKGALVVDVRNPSEYEKRHFPGAVNIPIDSLPLRIDELGSKDKQIILYCQSGGRSLRAKTFLEEEGFSQVRDAGRIDRLFSAVSE, encoded by the coding sequence ATGTTCAAAACATTTTATGTTTTTCTAATTATTTCTCTTTTTTCTTTTTCTTCCTGCAAGAATAGAGAAGATAAAGAACTCGCAGAATGGGTAGAGAAGGGCGCTCTAGTTGTGGATGTAAGAAATCCTAGTGAATATGAAAAACGTCATTTTCCTGGAGCGGTAAATATCCCAATCGATAGTTTGCCTTTGAGAATTGACGAGTTAGGCTCTAAGGATAAACAAATCATTCTGTATTGCCAATCGGGTGGACGTAGCTTGAGAGCAAAAACATTCTTAGAAGAAGAAGGTTTTTCTCAAGTAAGAGACGCAGGGAGAATAGACCGTCTATTCTCCGCTGTTTCTGAGTGA
- a CDS encoding methyl-accepting chemotaxis protein: MQRNSLKIIILAVSTITIVLLTVGISSFAYFTAKKYVEEAYIDEMKKISKLAGKHIKFFFDQQATLAEFVNSNAPFVKATIARDKGNLNPTLANVFKKYDTYENVFLSTPEENPLVFADATGKAINFRWGGTGFDANIKAALEGKNLLSKVNPSPVTGEAVAVLTVPTKDGNQVVGILGFAISLSKMTEAIVSGITIGSDGYIAITDMYGVVVGHPDKSLILKLDLSKTDWGKKLMTLPSEEHMEYFFKKDKIATVYDVPEYGLRVSAVVSKDELAEVVHQMLFRIIAFALVFLIVSIFIIYKIVNIRLHPLQEARELFRAMSSGDLTASLKIYHEDEIGDLSKDTNSFLESLRTSVRDIQKISQELAASAEELSASSENFSNGAQSTAASTEEMSATVEEMSAGMDNISGSIYNQYKNISEFQVKITELSQSVNQIGNEVQSTLNMAKSISLQAKKGEESLSGMNAMISNILKSSGEMTAIIGIINDISEQTQLLALNAAIEAARAGEAGKGFAVVAEEISKLSEKTASSIKSISAMINKNTGELDSGAKGIQASTEIIHAIIRNVDQVSDAMDRLYSITGSQTDINQAVTDNAGKVRTESEAVKLATDEQKKAVSEISQVIMQINEHTINTASGAEQMSSSSRNLSNTAEILKNISEKFKL; this comes from the coding sequence ATGCAAAGAAACAGTTTAAAGATCATTATTCTCGCAGTAAGCACAATTACTATAGTTCTACTTACAGTTGGGATTTCCTCCTTCGCGTACTTTACAGCAAAAAAATATGTGGAAGAAGCTTATATAGACGAGATGAAGAAGATCTCGAAACTCGCGGGAAAACATATCAAATTTTTCTTCGATCAACAAGCCACCTTGGCGGAATTCGTTAATTCTAACGCCCCATTCGTCAAAGCTACTATCGCAAGAGATAAGGGAAATTTGAACCCAACTCTCGCAAACGTATTCAAAAAATATGATACTTATGAGAACGTATTCTTATCCACTCCGGAAGAAAATCCCTTAGTATTCGCAGATGCCACAGGAAAAGCGATCAATTTCCGCTGGGGAGGAACAGGCTTTGATGCGAATATCAAAGCTGCATTAGAAGGAAAAAATCTTTTAAGTAAGGTAAATCCTTCTCCCGTAACAGGAGAAGCAGTTGCAGTTCTTACAGTTCCGACCAAAGACGGAAACCAAGTAGTAGGTATTTTAGGGTTTGCAATCTCTCTCAGTAAAATGACAGAAGCAATTGTTAGCGGGATCACAATTGGATCGGACGGATATATCGCAATCACTGACATGTATGGAGTGGTTGTAGGACATCCAGATAAATCCCTTATCCTAAAACTCGATCTGAGCAAAACGGATTGGGGCAAAAAATTAATGACCCTTCCTTCAGAAGAGCATATGGAGTATTTTTTCAAAAAAGATAAAATCGCCACTGTTTACGATGTTCCCGAATACGGCCTAAGAGTTTCTGCAGTAGTATCCAAGGACGAACTTGCAGAAGTGGTTCATCAAATGTTATTTAGGATCATCGCATTTGCTCTCGTCTTCTTAATCGTCTCTATATTCATTATTTATAAAATAGTAAATATTCGCCTTCATCCTTTACAGGAAGCAAGGGAATTATTCCGCGCCATGTCTAGTGGAGACCTTACGGCAAGTCTAAAAATTTACCATGAGGATGAGATAGGAGATCTAAGTAAGGACACTAACTCATTCTTAGAAAGCCTTAGAACTTCAGTAAGGGATATTCAGAAGATCTCCCAAGAACTTGCGGCTTCTGCGGAAGAATTATCTGCGAGTTCGGAAAACTTCTCCAATGGAGCCCAATCCACAGCAGCCTCTACAGAAGAAATGTCTGCCACAGTAGAGGAGATGTCTGCGGGGATGGATAATATTTCCGGCTCCATATACAACCAGTACAAGAATATTTCTGAATTCCAGGTCAAGATCACTGAACTTTCTCAAAGTGTGAATCAGATCGGCAACGAGGTCCAGTCCACCTTGAATATGGCAAAGTCCATTTCTCTCCAGGCAAAAAAGGGAGAAGAATCTCTTTCCGGAATGAATGCGATGATCTCGAATATTCTGAAATCATCTGGGGAAATGACCGCGATCATAGGGATCATCAATGATATCTCTGAACAAACTCAACTTCTGGCACTGAACGCGGCGATAGAGGCAGCAAGAGCGGGAGAAGCAGGAAAAGGATTCGCAGTGGTTGCAGAAGAGATTTCCAAACTTTCAGAAAAAACAGCGTCTTCTATCAAATCTATTTCTGCGATGATCAATAAAAACACAGGAGAATTAGATAGCGGAGCAAAAGGAATACAAGCATCTACAGAGATCATTCATGCGATCATCCGAAATGTAGATCAGGTTTCTGATGCGATGGATAGATTATATTCTATCACAGGTTCTCAGACGGATATAAACCAAGCTGTAACGGATAACGCAGGAAAAGTAAGGACTGAGTCGGAAGCGGTAAAATTAGCTACGGACGAACAGAAAAAAGCAGTTTCAGAAATTTCTCAGGTGATCATGCAGATCAACGAGCATACGATCAATACTGCATCCGGAGCGGAACAAATGTCCTCTTCCTCCAGAAACCTATCGAATACAGCGGAGATACTCAAAAATATCTCTGAAAAATTCAAACTCTAA
- a CDS encoding methyl-accepting chemotaxis protein has protein sequence MQKSSLKFILLGAGIVILTVLTLLISGNAYYFGQKKITENHLNQMQNVVAVVAQEFDAFLLSHTNVAKTLAADPRAIQTALTGKPIAGDLLKDVHQRYGIYENVFVMSLDGQKRILADSLDGKSLGYKAQGDELKENIIAVQEGKHYLGSPQKSPITGLPVAVISVPIRNGANIVGILNIALSFEDVSEKVINKIRIGEQGYVSVMSQAGLVIAHPKKEMIMNLNVAKEDYGKKMLELKSGEIFEFTFKGADRYSTISRLDQWRMSVIAIQPKTEIREALGELLLSIGIISLATVGISIFLLYVLLKKRLDPLENASKLFQIMAQGDLTSDIQVVYNDEIGIMSADLNSFIASLRSSLKDIQRIAMELASSAEELTVSSQSFATGAQSTAASSEQMSATVEEMSAGMENISSVTDRQYSNILEFHTKIKELSSGVRKIGSEIKNTLQIAESISQEAKKGESSLTGMSNMIENILKSSGEMKSIIGIINDISDQTQLLALNAAIEAARAGEAGKGFAVVAEEISKLSVKTASSIKSIGEMINKNNSELDEGAKGIRSSVEILHSIIKNVDSVGEAMNHLFEITSAQESVNRSVDEQSDRVGTEAEGVKLATDEQKRAVREIAQVITQINEHTLNTASGSEQMSSSAQNLATTAEVLKNITEKFKI, from the coding sequence ATGCAAAAAAGCAGTTTAAAGTTCATTCTTCTAGGCGCAGGCATCGTTATTCTTACTGTACTAACGTTATTGATCTCGGGCAATGCCTACTATTTCGGTCAGAAAAAGATCACAGAAAATCACTTAAACCAAATGCAAAATGTGGTAGCGGTGGTTGCCCAAGAGTTCGATGCATTCTTACTCTCTCATACGAATGTGGCTAAAACGTTAGCCGCTGACCCAAGAGCAATACAAACAGCACTTACAGGAAAACCAATCGCTGGCGACCTTCTCAAAGATGTACACCAAAGGTATGGGATTTACGAAAACGTCTTCGTAATGAGCTTGGATGGACAAAAAAGAATTTTAGCAGATAGTTTAGATGGAAAGTCTCTAGGTTATAAGGCCCAAGGAGATGAGCTAAAAGAAAACATAATCGCAGTACAAGAAGGAAAACATTACTTAGGATCGCCACAAAAATCTCCAATCACTGGACTTCCTGTTGCAGTGATCTCTGTCCCAATTCGTAACGGTGCAAATATTGTCGGAATATTGAATATAGCTCTCTCTTTCGAAGATGTTTCCGAAAAAGTAATAAATAAGATCCGCATTGGAGAACAAGGTTACGTTTCCGTAATGAGCCAAGCCGGTTTGGTGATCGCCCATCCTAAAAAAGAAATGATCATGAACCTGAATGTGGCTAAAGAAGATTACGGGAAAAAAATGTTGGAATTGAAAAGTGGAGAAATTTTTGAATTCACTTTCAAAGGAGCAGATCGTTATTCCACGATTTCTAGATTGGACCAATGGAGAATGTCGGTAATTGCAATCCAACCTAAAACAGAGATCAGAGAAGCGCTTGGAGAATTATTACTTTCTATAGGAATTATCAGTTTAGCCACAGTAGGTATTTCCATTTTCTTACTTTATGTTCTTCTAAAGAAGAGATTAGATCCATTAGAAAATGCTAGTAAACTTTTCCAAATAATGGCCCAAGGTGATCTGACTTCGGACATTCAAGTTGTGTATAACGACGAGATCGGTATAATGAGTGCAGATTTGAATTCTTTTATAGCAAGTCTTAGATCTTCTCTCAAGGATATCCAAAGGATTGCAATGGAGCTTGCGTCTTCCGCGGAAGAATTAACAGTTTCTTCTCAGAGTTTTGCTACCGGCGCTCAATCTACAGCGGCTTCTTCCGAACAAATGTCAGCTACTGTAGAAGAGATGTCGGCAGGTATGGAAAATATTTCCTCGGTAACCGATAGGCAATATTCGAATATATTAGAATTTCATACTAAAATAAAAGAACTATCTTCCGGCGTTAGAAAGATAGGCTCTGAGATCAAAAACACTTTACAGATCGCCGAATCCATCTCCCAAGAAGCAAAAAAAGGAGAAAGTTCACTTACCGGAATGAGTAATATGATAGAAAATATCCTGAAATCTTCCGGCGAAATGAAATCTATCATCGGGATCATCAATGATATCTCTGATCAAACTCAACTTCTCGCTTTGAACGCTGCGATAGAAGCTGCAAGAGCAGGTGAAGCAGGAAAAGGATTCGCAGTAGTTGCAGAAGAGATCTCCAAACTTTCAGTCAAAACGGCTTCTTCTATCAAATCGATTGGAGAGATGATCAATAAAAATAACTCCGAATTGGATGAGGGTGCCAAAGGGATCCGCTCTTCCGTTGAGATACTGCATAGTATTATCAAAAACGTGGACTCAGTCGGCGAGGCGATGAATCATCTATTCGAGATCACTTCTGCCCAAGAATCTGTGAACAGATCTGTGGATGAACAATCTGATCGTGTTGGAACAGAAGCAGAAGGTGTCAAACTCGCAACTGACGAACAAAAAAGAGCAGTAAGAGAGATCGCTCAGGTAATCACTCAGATCAATGAGCATACTTTAAATACTGCATCCGGTTCAGAACAAATGTCATCATCTGCTCAGAACCTCGCAACGACTGCGGAAGTGCTGAAAAATATAACCGAAAAATTTAAAATATAA
- the rsmH gene encoding 16S rRNA (cytosine(1402)-N(4))-methyltransferase RsmH: MENELEPVHYSVLYREIISFFLSVFDKDRELLFLDGTAGEGGHSLLLLEQFPNSKLVLVDRDSVMLSRAQTRLSAYSSRVIPIEANFSDLDSEFLNSHGVSNPPDGILLDLGISTFHLLHAGRGFSFRENEPLDMRLSSSGGISAEDVINTYPEKALSKIFYEYGEERWTKKIVEAILERRRHSRIGYSGDLAQLVSRVIPRKFWPPGRHPATRVFQALRIEVNQELLHIEIGVKKLLDLVAKGGLLQVISFHSLEDRIIKNLFRDYARGGEAKLLTKKPALPSDAETKENPASRSAKLRVIHKSLPTDTEEEEEDDEE; encoded by the coding sequence TTGGAAAACGAATTGGAACCTGTCCATTATTCGGTGCTCTATCGGGAGATCATTTCCTTCTTCCTTTCTGTATTCGATAAGGACCGAGAACTCCTTTTTTTGGACGGAACAGCGGGAGAAGGAGGACATAGTCTTCTACTCTTAGAACAATTCCCCAATTCTAAATTGGTTTTGGTAGATCGAGACTCGGTCATGTTATCCAGGGCCCAAACAAGACTTTCCGCGTATTCTTCGAGAGTTATTCCTATCGAAGCCAATTTTTCGGACCTTGACTCCGAATTCTTGAACAGCCACGGTGTTTCCAATCCTCCCGATGGTATCCTTTTAGATTTGGGAATTTCTACATTTCATCTATTACATGCAGGTAGGGGTTTCAGTTTTAGAGAGAATGAACCTTTAGATATGAGACTTTCTTCTTCCGGTGGTATTTCTGCAGAAGATGTAATCAATACTTATCCCGAAAAAGCTCTGAGTAAAATTTTTTACGAGTATGGGGAAGAGCGTTGGACCAAGAAGATCGTAGAAGCGATCTTAGAAAGAAGAAGACATTCTCGGATCGGTTACTCAGGAGATCTTGCACAATTGGTTTCTAGAGTGATTCCTAGAAAATTTTGGCCTCCAGGAAGACATCCTGCTACAAGAGTTTTCCAGGCTTTAAGGATAGAAGTAAATCAGGAACTTCTTCATATAGAGATCGGGGTTAAAAAACTTTTAGATCTGGTCGCAAAAGGTGGACTATTACAAGTCATCTCTTTTCATTCTTTGGAAGATAGGATCATTAAAAACTTATTCAGAGATTATGCAAGAGGCGGAGAAGCTAAACTTCTGACTAAAAAACCAGCTCTTCCATCGGATGCAGAAACAAAAGAAAATCCTGCGTCTCGTTCTGCAAAATTACGTGTCATACATAAATCACTTCCTACCGATACTGAAGAAGAAGAGGAGGACGATGAAGAATGA